A single Corticium candelabrum chromosome 12, ooCorCand1.1, whole genome shotgun sequence DNA region contains:
- the LOC134187741 gene encoding signal peptidase complex catalytic subunit SEC11A-like gives MDISSYFDEVRRMNKRQLYYQVLNFGMIVSSALMIWKGLMVVTHSESPIVVVLSGSMEPAFFRGDLLFLTNYQDDPLQAGEVVVFKVEGREIPIVHRIIKLHEQKDGQMKFLTKGDNNQVDDRGLYASGQMWLKRKDVVGRARGFLPYIGMVTIIMNDYPSFKYVLLIGLGCFVLLNRE, from the exons ATGGACATTTCCAGCTATTTCGATGAAGTTCGACGTATGAACAAGCGCCAG ttgtattaCCAAGTACTCAATTTTGGTATGATCGTCTCGTCTGCACTCATGATATGGAAGGGACTGATGGTTGTAACGCACAGCGAGAGTCCCATCGTTGTCGTGCTCAG tggcAGTATGGAGCCGGCATTCTTTCGTGGTGATCTTCTTTTTCTTACAAACTATCAGGATGATCCATTACAGGCAGGGGAGGTTGTCGTCTTCAAGGTTGAAGGTCGCGAGATTCCGATTGTGCATCGAATTATCAAGCTGCATGAACAGaaggatggacagatgaaGTTTCTGACGAAGGGAGATAATAATCAGGTGGACGACAGGGGACTGTATGCAAGCGGACAGATGTGGCTAAAGAGGAAAGATGTTGTAGGACGAGCGAGAGG GTTTCTACCATACATAGGGATGGTTACTATTATTATGAATGACTATCCAAGTTTCAAG
- the LOC134188189 gene encoding uncharacterized protein LOC134188189 — translation MLPIFFLLFVSPAVGLQCLHSICSMDETEVGKCRSSHPQDGVKADCSQGSRCGLKIRITNQTNGVHDFHYDHAKPTSNPEATVGTFAIANMEIVSTYRVFYERLCVNDPSHCHEKWDCNITMNGERDCRQTSCCSTPLCNGNPFVLDNSLLGRFVNGDNLDENATVPTVSGRFGRTADVQHLTPSKSGDINGDNSTASTVSGRFARTTVVQDLTPSKSGDINRSSALVYVSDSLAIALLLSMQLLLIR, via the coding sequence ATGCTACCAATTTTCTTCCTGCTATTTGTCAGTCCCGCTGTTGGACTACAGTGCTTGCATAGCATTTGTTCTATGGATGAAACAGAAGTGGGAAAATGTCGTTCTTCTCATCCTCAAGATGGAGTAAAGGCAGACTGTTCACAAGGGTCTCGTTGCGGACTGAAAATAAGAAtcacaaatcaaacaaatgGAGTTCATGACTTTCACTACGACCAcgctaaacctacttcgaacCCGGAGGCTACAGTTGGTACTTTTGCAATAGCAAATATGGAAATAGTGAGTACGTATCGCGTATTCTACGAGAGACTCTGTGTAAATGACCCGAGCCATTGCCACGAGAAATGGGACTGCAATATTACAATGAACGGGGAGAGAGACTGCCGTCAAACGAGCTGCTGTAGCACACCACTTTGCAACGGAAATCCTTTTGTTCTCGACAATTCGCTCCTCGGTCGGTTCGTCAACGGAGATAATTTGGATGAGAACGCGACAGTGCCTACTGTGAGTGGTCGCTTCGGTCGTACAGCCGACGTTCAACATTTGACGCCATCGAAAAGCGGCGATATCAACGGTGATAACTCGACAGCGTCTACCGTGAGTGGTCGCTTCGCTCGCACAACTGTCGTTCAAGATTTGACGCCATCGAAAAGTGGTGATATCAACAGATCTAGTGCtcttgtctatgtgtctgatAGTCTAGCTATTGCACTTTTGTTGTCTATGCAACTTCTGCTAATTAGGTAA